One Glycine max cultivar Williams 82 chromosome 4, Glycine_max_v4.0, whole genome shotgun sequence DNA segment encodes these proteins:
- the LOC100803286 gene encoding putative RING-H2 finger protein ATL69: MSTAALPPSAPTATAGGGLGYGIAIAVSILVLISTIMLASYACVRIKANGSIITRRHNHNINTHQRNNNNNNSSFRDASDGPGVVVLGLEKPAIEACYGPKIVIGESKRLPRPNDQGPCAICLSEYLPKETIRCVPECRHCFHAECVDEWLKTSATCPLCRNSPAPSPLPAAAATPLSEIVPLAFHAR; the protein is encoded by the coding sequence atgtccACGGCGGCTCTGCCACCCTCCGCCCCCACCGCCACAGCTGGCGGGGGCCTCGGCTACGGCATTGCCATCGCCGTGAGCATCCTGGTCCTGATCTCCACCATCATGCTCGCCTCCTACGCCTGCGTCCGTATCAAAGCCAACGGCAGCATCATCACTCGCCGCCACAACCACAACATCAACACTCACCaaagaaacaacaacaataataacagCAGTTTTCGTGACGCGTCGGATGGGCCTGGTGTTGTGGTCCTGGGCTTGGAGAAGCCCGCCATCGAGGCCTGCTACGGGCCCAAGATCGTGATCGGAGAGAGCAAGCGCCTGCCCAGGCCCAACGACCAGGGCCCGTGCGCGATTTGCTTGAGCGAGTATCTTCCCAAGGAGACGATACGGTGCGTTCCGGAGTGCCGCCACTGCTTCCACGCGGAGTGCGTCGACGAGTGGCTCAAGACGAGCGCCACGTGTCCCCTCTGCCGGAACTCCCCCGCGCCCTCGCCGCTGCCCGCGGCGGCCGCCACGCCGCTGTCGGAGATTGTTCCTCTGGCTTTCCACGCCAGGTGA